A window of Limanda limanda chromosome 4, fLimLim1.1, whole genome shotgun sequence genomic DNA:
CGACAAGTGAATTTACATGAATGAATATGGATTTATCCCATTATATGATAGTATAATAATAAGATTAATAACATAATCAATGTGTCTTAAATCTTCTAATCATTGTCGAAGACCGATCCAATGAGGTTATGAATCTGTCTGATCTGGAGCCTTTCACGGACTACAAGTGTATCGGTCACATCAAGGACAAGAACAATGTTAACGTATACGACACAACTGAAGTTAACGTCCGGATCAACTGTGGTATGTAGACGTTCACTGGACGACAGCTTTTGTCCTCAGACACTTGGGAGGGAATGACTGTGATGTCAGTACTGAGGTCTGTGTTCCACATGTGTCACTTGTCCCAGCAGATCTTGAAATAGACTTCACAAGTACAAGCACCACCAACACATCCTCTCAGCTGACTTGGACCACGACCACTAACGGATGTAAAGACATGATTCAGAATCTTACGAAGCTTTCGTACCGCTGCTGCTGTGCAGCTCGACACCGAGATGCATGggaaacaaatagaaaatatcAACACCGAGATGTACGGGGTAAGTGAAATAGATTATTTCcctcatgtttttattcttccttgtttcttttcttcacttctGAAGATGCTGGAGATGGTTTCACTCATTCGTTGGAGTATAGAAATGTAATGTGGACATTTGGATAATTTACATTGCTCCACACTAACATTTATGCATGCTATAGGTTTACATCATAGACTGAAAGATGAACGACGTATCAGCTCCCTGAAAGTGAATACAAATCATCTTTatcccccctggtggctggctgaaatATAGCTCATAAACCCGGTCTTctccgtgttagcagatgtGACACggacataaacaaaaaaactccGAATAGTCGAAAGTCAAGTAAAATATTCCAAAGATTGTTTCAGTCATTCTAGATGTTATCTTATCCACTGATACATATGAACATTTTTCTTGTGAGCTTTGTTTTGGTTAGTTATTCGATGCTGTACAGACAGGATGACACGTCCTGATTGGCAGCTGAGAGtcactcatgattggtcgagcgaaGTGATTGGTCTAatccagtggttctcaaagtggggggcaCAAACATTCTCCAGGGGGGGCGTGATGTCAcagacggagaaaaaaaaaaatatatatatcactttttttgtattcattgctttataaacagtctttttaaagactcactccttccttagtaatacCTTCCTGCACGTGCAGTAGGCCTCTTCGTAGCCTGATCTAAGGAGTCatttgctccacagtctttttagaaagctcgtagccccaagagctagccttctagctagctaacttcttccaactgcagctagcccttttctccttaacacctacctttacatcttcaatcatccaccgTGCTGCAACAAATGaaacaccagcacttgaatactattctgtgctgtccctgtctacattgtgtaccttccgttttgttaggaaccattgcctagAACAGCTTGATTCATTATTGGTGtgcaagtcgctcacagccacacatacaaacacactcacaagaccacaACGTTGCAATTAAAACGctattaacttcacacacactgtactatgCTACAAGTTTCTGATTCGTAAAAGTCAGGCAACCGATTTGCCAGTTGCGTAGAAGCCAAAGCTTTGCAAATAGGACCGGAGCtatttgcagtttggtttcaccGTCACTGGCACGACTGAGCAacgtcctcagtgtgttttgtgtgccgaGGTGCTGGCCAATGACAGCATGAAGCCGTGCAAATTAAACAGGCACCTGGACACCAAACACCCGGACTTGAAAGAGAAGCCTGTGGACTTCTTTAAACGTAAACgtgaatccatccatccatccatccatccatccatccatccatccatccatccatccatccatccatccatccatccatccatccatccatccatccatccatccatccatccatctacctatctatctatctatctgtctatggTGGTGTAGTTGCGGGCggcgggtggggtgggggggcttccCAACTACCGCTAACCAGCTTTTTGGGGGGCCCAGCTTGCtaaagtttgagaacccctggtCTAATCTCAccacttttttcagtaacgagtaatctaacgcgttatatttccaaaccagtaatcagattaaagttacttgtcCAAGTCACTGTTCATTACTACTTTgtcattaatagtaaaatatatatttgatttcttcttgCGTCTCTGGGAGTGAAGTCATGTAGTCCAGTGATTTTCCACCAGTGTGAGAGATCGTCAGCTGTGCCGTGGAAAATGATCTAATATCTAGTGTTGCACCGATGTATCGGCCAAACATCGGTAGTGGCCGATATTCGCCTCGTTCACTGACATCGGCACATCGGTAATAATCTTGACTTTCACCGATATCATTGGCCGATGTTCATTGGTATTTGTGGTTAAACCGCTGGTTacgtgccgcggctgggggagcgTCCTCGTCCACGGTGCCTCATGGCGTCGCTGGTGCGAGAGGCtttctttctcttggaccgcggggcgGTGTCCATCGCCAGTGCGGAAGGCGGGGACCGgttggaggggaccgggtacggcggtcggcGGCAGCGactcgggcccttctcgcggatcacctcagctacggcgcccgctgggggaaccctccgtgCCCCCCTGGcggtgcgcccccccccctggcggtgcgcctcggctggcgcctagcagccgactgagaactggtgcggaccactcCCCCCACTCCACTGTTTCACTCATAACATGCGATTACAACATACGATTAGGCAAAAGTTACACATGTAAACATGATATCAGCCTACAGGTGGTGTTatacacttgttttgttttgtaaaaccactcctctctctctaatgctgtgaacaacaggtacaatgttcataaaacatgttgaaaagaatttaatagttacatttataaacaatgtagatcacAAATAGTAAATtttgccattacagtgttaacagttaaatatgtattttattttatttccctgtgattttattacatacatatgttattgtttttgtattaatgacctattgtatatttgtgtttgtttatttaatattttcatatatatatatattttttctattttattatttgacttattcctagttattatttttcctttattgtttacctttgtgtgtctatatccattgacaggtatgagtacatgtgaatatatatgttgttattgattactgtaacattgatctgtaccttgctacatttctcagtaaaataaaaagttgatcacaaaaaaaacagttaaatatgtcaggtcaagaaagattgtcattattttcttttttataaaaacaagtatttatgttaagtgaagtcaagaaagactgtctttattttatttttataaaaacatgtattttttcaggaaatagtttttaagttcaacttaaaatgtcaggagatacattgtacattgttgttgtgtacatgactcttaaaaatgcacttctaataaagtgagtgttggcaaaaacgtcatttttatgttgaggcgcCGGGGGGTGTTGTCGGTAGCTGCTGaatgtaaataataaagtaacttgtaatctaacttatATCTAtcttacttttaaaatcaagtaatctgtaaagtaactaagttattttttaaaggagtaatcagattacttttTCAAattaactgtggcaacactggtcgagcatgtgtatcAACGGGATCTTGATACCGTGGCTACACGCTGAAACCATGGCTTGCACAGACTCTCCACATTATTTGAAAAGCACAAGATGGAAGCCTCCATGCACAAgatatttctattctattttgaacagcaggtggaggaggagtcatggcgtccatctttgtgtaaagtttcatgtacacaagcaaaaacacaaactatgTTCTGCCAatgcaaaaacatttcaaacgtgagttgtctgactgaaaagTTGAAGCTTGCAGGGCTGCATAGATGATATGAACTGATTAGTGGAAAATGTTCTTATTTAATGGGAAACTtgacccccccaaaaaagcagAGAACAAAGTGTTGTTTTATGTTGCTATAATTTTGTATCTGTTATCTAGAACATCAACTAACAGCTTGTGAACCTGTGTCACAGGTTCCAGACAGCCTTCAGGAGGAACCTGCAACATTACTGATCTGAAGCCATACACAGACTACACCTGCAATGTCCATTCCTACTACAACTACCGTCCAGTCGGGAAGACCTTTTCTGTTCAACAGAAAACTAAGATTGGAGGTCAGTGACAAACAGAATGAAACCAGTTGTACTTTTTGCAGCACAACTAGAACGGCACTCAGTGGAACTAATAACTGACCAACAGACTTCttaggaaaccacatttaaattcactagatctggattcttatttggatctgcaccaaaataaatataagtccCCTATTTCACTTCATTATACTGTTAATAAGTGTTGAAATATCACTTTTTTGGAGGACGCATACAGTGttgtaacctttttttttaaattttttacagCACCAGAGGATATAGATAATCTGAACGTGGAGGTTAAACATAATAATACGATCATTGTGACCTGCAATCATTCTCAAATCTTCAATGGACCTGAGGGAACATTCAAAGCACAACTTGTTGATGGCAGTAGCTCTGTGGAAAGAAATGATAAAACATGTGAATTTGAATTCAAGAACCTGTGGTACTCTACGAACTACACAGTGAAGGTTTGATTCTCCTTCTTTTTACCATCACTGTTTTATTCCTGATTTTTCTTCTCATGCTTTAATAAGTGACAGAAAGATTCTCCATCTTTCCAGGTGACTGCTGCCAACCGTCTGTTTGAGAGCAACCCCGTCACAAGGCATATTTCTACTGAATGTATGTTCCATTTCAATCAATGCCTCCATTTATCTCATGTTGCTTTGTTAATGcacagatttcttctttttttttttacacatctaATTCTTTGCATTATGTTAATGTTGTTCTTCGTCAATCTCATTTTACAGATGTCTATGCTGGAATTGTTTTTCACGTCTTCCACATCCTCCTCACGTCTGTGGCTCTGCTGCTGGTCGTCCACAAGATCTATGACTTGAGCTGCAGGAAGTCCCAGTGAGAATGATTCTGCATAAATCTTACATCGATGTTTCTGTCAGATTGCctcaggattttgtttttttattatttatttaagatgaATAAACCTGCAGATTTAGTTCCACTGATAAGGAAATATCTTATTTACGTTACAGGAATAGTTTAATCACTGCACATCACACAGGAACATCATCACTGGTACTCTACTCTGTATTTCACATCATCTAATTAgagcccgagcactgacaggcactgacagaatTGTAAggattcttttttcttttttcaggcaaattaattgtttttttgagtgctgctttaacatgctcaaattcttaccaacatttttagaaaattagaaagtggaaGAAATGTAGATGTCACCTGTGTATTTTGAGAGCTGCTTCTTTACATAACCTGTACAACTACTGATTATGCAATGTCGTGTTGTAttactgtttgttgttttttaataatttctaaAGCAATAATCTGACACAGCATTCAATCAACTCTTGTCAGTTCAGATCTTTATTGACCCccaacaacagaaagaaaaactctcTGTGGCAAAGCACcgtggaaacacacaaaaaacatgaacatttcccattgtgtttacattttagaatataggacaagatggtgaatgtcCCTTGaagatttattcattttatttggtcACCAGCGTTGTTGTCTTGACCTGAAATCTTTGATAAGAGTAAAAAGCTTCACCCCTGAGTTGAGAACCTTTTCTACCATGTGTTCCTGAACGCATCATGAGACGAGGAGCAGCAGTTGTTCGGTTTCTATTTTAGAGAATGAAGAGTTTGTCTTCAGTCTGTCCAGCAGAGGCCGCTGTTACCTGGAGATCCCTGCAGGAGATTTATCCTCAAGAACAAAACAACTGAATAACTTTGttcaaacaaaatcaaacattctGATGAGAATCTTGTTTCAGGATCAGACTTTAAAAACCAGCTGGGATCCAAGTCAGACCTTAAAAGAAATCAACGTATTtaagtaaatacatttaaatgttcatgTGTCGTATGTTTGGCATCTTTCTCGTTGTTCTTCTTGTTTAAACAGTGGTCCATCACCGGGCCTTATCATATAAAATCGGATAATGCAAAGCTGTGAGAAAGCTCGTTGGCTCCGAGTTAAGTTCACAGCGGTTTGTTGTCTCTCTTATTAAAAGGTCACAGTTTGAGACGTTACTCTTTGACCTCAATCTTGCAGGTGGCCTGGATGTCCCTGAAGGTGGAGCAGTCGAAGACGGCCGTGATCGTCTTCTTTCCCGTCTTGTAGGGATAAAAGAAGATCTGGATACGGAACTGTTGTTTTGGTGCCAGGTCCGGGAGCCTGAGGACCATGAGGAATTCTATATTTACAGCAGCCACGTTTATTAGCAGAATTAAACTGTAAAACCTTTCAATATTGCAACTAAAGCTGAGAGTCGATCATTAATACTCTCTTTAAAAAATGTGCTGGTTTTATATTTGCTTCATTTGCTTCATCAGCTGCGCGTTTAACGTTTGACAACCTTaacttcttttgttttgttgtttttcatatcttttattttatttctttaagtcCTGACGATATATAGAGAAATTTGAAATTagtaataaatgtataatataaagAGAAATCTGAATTGTTGTGTCGATTAATAATTGCAGCActtgaaaacaaataaagctttttttttaatgctccAGGAATTTCCTTTGTGATTTCActgtaaatagaaaataaatgaggtCGTCATTTAGTGCTTTAGTTTCGTCTGACGATTAGGATTATTGTCATTTTATCACAGATCAGCGGCAGGATTCAAGCCAAGgtttgatcatttatttaaaacaacattacacacacacaaacacctaccTGCAAGCTGAGCAGTACTGCCACCTTGTGGACAAAAGTTGGAACTGAAGGAGCAATCAATCTCTATGAATTATCAATGACTATAATTGTATATGTAGTGATTAAAATGGTTTACAGGTGACCGTTAAATGTCAATTTGGTTCACCACATCTATCCAGAATGACCAGGACGGGAGGCTGAGATGTcagaaatatacaatttattcaatagctgcaaattatttaaaagacagTGACATGTGCAGAGGTTGAAGGACTGGCCTGGACTTGATTAGCCTGATGTTGTCAGACTCATAATTCTAGttagaatatgagtctgatactgctccattgggctgtgattatggggcgtgtttcaaccgaaccaggaaaagaaaTTTCTCTTCGCTCAAATGGATAGACCtgcaaccaatcagagcaacgtaataGACAGTTGTCCGTTTcaggagtttattcactctctaaataaatcaatggaaatgctgctaatgccgctcgtatatccaccggaggcaaagcccccaggaagcagctggagaccagggctgctcgtgagagccccggccaccggcggcgtgaagaagcctctcCGCTACCGGCCCGGTACCGCGACCGGCCCGGTACCGTGACTGGCCCGGTACCGCGACTggccgggaccgaggctctgagagagatccgttgCTACCAggaatccacggagctgctgatccgcacgctgcgctgcagagctccgctgtcgtggctctgcaggagatcagcgaggaggagaaacggcagctaatcgttgttttcaagcattcacttccttgttgctcggacattaacagcgtcccaacatgtgtgttttttgtctcatatgtgctgaggagcgtagcgcccccccccccccactctctttttatttatatgactgcttgtgtggctgcagcatcgggccagctgataaatcaaacattttccgaatcccgtaggaggacggcaaaaacatcttttcaatctacaaatgccttgatcgcgttcctctgttcctctttcaaaatgaatgcgctgtcgatgtctctggaacagactcgatggcagcatcgacacatctcagctctccagcggcaggcagcgctgtttggtgacgtggttgactATGtaactgtagatcatctgtcaatcatcgtataaagcccgccctgacaatttgattggtccgatcagctTCTGatcgggcatagtttctccccaacggagcaatgcctgaccgaacttcccgaactcaaatgttgtgggcggggctaagttcgtctggcacccaggctaggacTTGATATAAATAACAGATTTAAAGGAGAGAAATTAAAAGCTCCAGACCCAATTATACATCGTTAAGACATcatgcattaaaacaaacacagcaaactttaaaacacactgaaagaaactaaaattaaacaaggccaaataatctaaatgaaatataaagttGGGAAAAAACAGTGACCGTAACTATCCTGCCGAAGCAGCCCGATAAAACGAACATGTAGTTAGGTAACACAATTTAAACAAGTTTATCAAAGTgtttaaaaacatacaaacataaaacacatcattatgTCGTACCTTTAATTCCTTAAAATGAAGCAGGGACCGCGTGGATCCACGTCGTCACCGACACCGTCACACAGACACGGCTGCACGCTGAGCTCGCCACAAACAATTTGCCTCCGCACCTGCTAAACTCACGCTGCAGttactcacagacacacactcaggaccggcagtggggggggggggagagaggaagagggggagcgCGAGGGCGTCCCTAATAATTAACCCCgttacaaataaagttgtttcttttttcgttttttgcagttttttcacgttttttttGTCTCAACAGACATTAGAACAACAGTTCGATTTTAtgtggaacacaaacacaaaaaatacgTTACCTCGGAACCTAAcggaaaacgcaacaggaagtcggcAATCTTTGACGTTACACGTTCGATCACAATCGATCATATCaactttaaagggactctcacctttgttgcatttgagaattacagcacattcaaatcatcccgccttcctccaatgccccaccccctcgttcccatccgcggtgtttttttgaagaaactttatttacaagcagacttacaacctactgcctccgcgcacgcacgtgagtttttgtttaccaaagcaatggattcggattcagaagcaccggtaagttatatacatttacattcacatatatatatatatatatatatataaggacgcgccttgatgacgcgggcccgaatgcgccacaagaagcagacggaaaacctgcatgtccatgcagcaaacagacaggtctgtcggccaataaggtccttcggtccgaagaattttattggttgaagttttcactaaatattatgagagtgaaataattgtttgtttttactcctggtgggtctgtcttgcattttagagtgtcattaccttattaataccaatttaaccttatccacaaaaagtgtaaaaatgcaacaaaggtgagagtccctttaaatgacGTCATCTCAACGACATGGAGATTCAGACTAGGTGgcgtttgattacacgccatcttcacaaggtgggggggtgggggtgtccTAGATTCCTCTGATGTCTCTGATGTCGCACAGATAAGAGATTTATTAGATCTGAAGCGAAACAAGAGTTTCTGTTTCTGACCTGAACACATCACAGATCATCACGTGCGCAGTGACGCTGACACGCTGCACGTGATGGCGTGGACTACTCAATGAAAATgcattgagtagtttttgcctAATCGTACTAagttacagacaaacaaacacacgcagagaAAACACACCTTCAATAGATGAATTCGACTTTAAAAGAATCAAAGACAGCCTCTTCTAACACGATTATTCCCATGAACTTGTGGGAATATTGGGAATTATCGCGAGGCTCAGCCagtggagggaggaaagaaagaaagtcatCATCAGCACGAGGTGAGGTGGGGAAAAGCTTAGCAGCAAATTCCACAATGAGACAACAGGAGTTAGTGAAGCTCAGGTTGTCCCTCTCTGAAGAAGATCTGAGTTCAGATTAACTGTTAAATTACTTTGGACAAAACCAGCTGCTCTAGACTCTTTACTATCAACACAGATAAAGAATAAAAGCTATAATTGAAGCTTCTGTTCTCACATCACACTGACGTCCACAGAAACTGAACAGGAAACAGTAGCAGCCAGTAGATGGCAGTAGAGTTGCTATGATGAATTTCAATCATCATTTGCCCTCCatcagtcacatgcacacaggtgAGGACTCAAGGAAAAGCAGAGGAATTAAAACTTAATGAAGTTAGATTCCAAGAATACTCACACAGAGCTCCAGATGTGTTTCAAAAGCTGCACAATCCAGATGTTTGTGGTGTAATGATGAATTCAGCTTGAACTGCACAGAACGGTTTAGTCTGGAGTTTTATTCCTAATGTCCTGTGTCCACAAAAAATAAGAACTTAATTTAATATGTAATAGTCAAAGTATTCAGTGGAAAGTTGGAAAAAGTGCAGTTACCTGAAACTTGTCATTTACATGCAAGTATAAAATGCACTTAATTTAAAAAGTACCTGTATTATTACCATTATTCTGTCCTCCAATATAGAATCAGCGCTTATGGTTGGTCCACAAAAACGTATAATATTGATGAACTAATCTTTTTGAAACTGTTTTAAgtataaaggggaaaaaaaagtgcAGGTATCAGAAACTCATAATTAAGATGTATAGAAACAcatatttaatagaaatgtAATTAATCTTTTCTCAAAAACATCATAACAAtttaggaagagagagagagagagagagagagagagagagagagagagagagagagagagagagagagagagagagagagagagaaaataatggTAATTAGGGTTATTATTCTGGTCAGATCACAACATTAGCTCAAGCTGAGCAGTACAATACTGCCACCATGTGGACAGAAGTGGGAACTGAAGGAGCAATCAATCTCTATCAATTATCAGTCACtataattgtatatatatatatatccatatatatatattattattattattattattattttgtaggAGCAGTAGAAGAAAAGTTCGGCTTTTTTTTATAAGTCTATACTTATATACCGgttggtatatatatatatatacttatataccAGTAAGTCTATATTTATATACCAGTTGCACAAAAAAGGCGTTATGGCGGAGCGTTATGGAAAAtggcaacaggaagtcgccAATTTTTGACGTTGCACGTTGGATCATACCAACTTTGAATGTTTATCTttgttgttcatgttttatATCCGGGTTATCAGATTAGATCTATGGTAGatttactttatatatatatatattggacttGTGTTTTATACGTATATACGTATATGCGtgtatatatactatatatatattaatgtgaatatatTGAGTTTGAATCCTGTCCTTCTTCCGCATGTCCTCAACTAGCCTCGCTTCGCTTTCTCCGGTTCCAGTGTGGTTTGTCCCTCTGAGGCTCCAGTAGCATCTCTTCCGGTGGACAAGCGGTGTGTTAGCGTTGTACGTGAAGGTCGTGAGTCCAGCCTGTGAGTATTCCTCCACCGGACCCGGTTCAGACTCTCTCCTGGGTCCACCTTATGACCCTTTGATTCACTATCTGGACCCGGGTCCCGGTTCTGACCCGGGTCTTTGATTCCAGCTCTTTCCTCTGGCGGTCTGTGGCTCGTTAGCATGTAGCTTCCCCgggctagctaacgttagcccgTCGCTCTTCCGACACTTCGCGGTGCGCAGTGGAAGTTTAACGTTAGATTTGTTGTATTAACGTGTTTTTCCTCTAACATCCGTGTTGAGTCGAACTGTGAACGAGCAGCGGGTCGAGGCCTGGCGCGTCACAGTGACGTCACGCGGATTTGACCCTGCAGCTCAGCTGGTGGACTGCTTGTGGTTGATATATGATTTAATATGATTTAATAtcgttatatttacattatacttaacagctgctgctgaagctaaCACGTGTGCTCGTGTGTGACTATGATCTGCGTTCAGAAAACTGAAACTAGAGTCATGTTGAATAGAAAAGACGTCATCTGGACCAAATTAACAAATGTGCAAACTACTCattgacattttctttattattattatattatattatattatcattaaaGTGACTCAGATTCAGCAGTGAAGGACAAACTGATCTCATGATGCTGAACCAGTTCTCGATTTCTGTCTAATTGTCCTGCTGTGAAAGTGAAATGGTGTCAGACATTTCACTTAAAGTCTCGTCAATGTTTGAAATCCACTTTGTTCAATGTATTTTGCTCATTGAAGCTTATCTCACTCACGTAAACCACTTTGGACCAGATCCAGATCTAAAACCACTTCACATAGACCCGTCAAACTGGACTGGATTATCCCACAAGTGTAAAACTCTTTAAAACACGACTCACAGTTTGTTCCACGGTAACAAGGCAACGCAGTGTTTTAGAGAGGACATGAAAGAACAGACGTGTACAAATTAAAATagagtcaaataaaatgtaagatGTAAGAAATGTTCAGCAGACATTTTAAATACCAGAATATTGATCAGATTTAGCTTGACACCACTCTGAgctttattaaacatgtttgacCTCCAAGTGTCCATGAGGCCAAAGGTCACTGGGCGGTGAAATCATTTTCTGATATGATGGTGAAGATGCTCGATTTAAACTGAGTTTATAATTTGAAGTTTAACTGACACCTGTCAAGAGACATTGGATTCGTAGATGATGCAATCAGCCGTAGCTTTACAAGATGAGAGTGAGTGCTCTCAGCTCCATCCCACTGCTCctttgtttagataagtgcctTACAaatggttattattattgttattatgtgtTAGACAAACATAGAACACAACATAACTGAAGGAACAGGTTCTTGATCCAGTTACTTGAGTCAGTATCGTGATGTCACCTGATCCCAGTGCATCGCTTTCTCGTGCAGTAGGACTTGGACTGTACGTTCATGTCTTCACCGATCGGATGGTAGAGTTTGACCGgtgcctcctcttctctgcaggTGATCCACCATGTCTCTGCCAAAGCCTTTGATGAGGGGGATGCTGGCCAAGCGTCTGAAGTTTCACCTGCCCATCTCCTTCGCTCTGGCTCTGGGGGCTGCGATACTGTTCAAggtgagcacaaacacacaccacacacaaaaacactaacacacacacacacacggctacatccttcaaaataaatcactgaaactcgatttggacattttcaacTATTTCAACTTATTTATACGTTTTGATTTGACGCTGTggataaaatgtgtattttctttttgtcctgCAGTACACAGTGACGGAGCCCAGGAAACAGGCCTACGCTGATTTCTACAAAAACTACGACTCGGTCAAGGAGTTCAACGCCATGAGGGAGGCTG
This region includes:
- the LOC132999836 gene encoding cytochrome c oxidase subunit 6C-1, which encodes MSLPKPLMRGMLAKRLKFHLPISFALALGAAILFKYTVTEPRKQAYADFYKNYDSVKEFNAMREAGIFESVRPSGE